The genomic interval tgtACATGTGTTTATTTGAGTATATCATGAAGTATCTGAAATGTAAAATTGTTTATCTGTGGATGGTAGTATTTAtactttctcttttctaatgagaatacttttatctttgttttcaagttgaaaaaaattatatgctGGAAATTATATTTTGATACAGTATCTTTTTCATTGGCAAATAATATACTCTTAAAAATGATATCTCTTACCCTTATCaatccagttcagtcgctcagtctgactctttgtgacccaatgaattggcagcatgccaggcctccctgtccatcaccaactcccgaagtttacccacactcatgtccattgaaaggTTGTCATTTTAAGAGATTCTTAGAATTGTCAGAGAGTAATACCCAGTACCAAATGTAGTTTTCAACATATTATTCTTTCTCACTCAGTTTCAGTGTCAGTATTTGGAAGAAAAAACTCTTTGAAAACAAATtatctgtgttttctgttttatttttatttttcccttctttagtCATAGACCTTTACTGATAGCTACTGTGAAATACTAACTAGTTTAGGATGATTTTAATTAATCTGAGACATTTATTTCTGACAAAGGTGAAAAACCAGATTTCAATATAGTCTTTTAGCAGTTTACGAGAACTggatttttttacttttcttttaggcagaatttttaaaatatcttattgaGGTGTAACATAAATGTAACAACTCAGTGAATTTTCACAAAGTCAGCCACCCCTTGTAACCAGTATTCAGTTTAACAAATAAAACTTTACCAGCACCCACTAAGATCTTATGCTTCTTTCTCATTACTACCCCACAGGAGGGGTAATCATTTTCCTGACTTTTATTATCATAATTAGTTGTACCTCTTTGTGAACTTAATATTCAGTATAAATAGAGTTATAGAGTACATAGTTTTATTCTTATTCTGTATCCTTTCAGTCTTGTTTGTGAACATTATCTGTGCATAGTCATAGTTTGTTCATAACAGATTTTTAAAGGTAAGTTATAGCATTTTcagatacaaatatatttaaaaatacttaataaagCCTTTTATTAAgcctttaatttttaagttttaaaaagtaactgtaaaagtacaaaatagaaatatggTTTTTTTAATAAGATGGAAAGAAAATGTGCTTCTTTAATTATAAGCTTAATATAATTCAGTTGTATATGAGACTGTCAACAAAGCCAGTTTCCTTTTGGGCAAAATTATGAGAGTCCAGTCCAAAACAAGATAGTTCTCTTAATTCTGAGTTAGTCAAATATTGGTCATATTGTATTTCTTCCCTCATagattttcattacattttagtTTATTCTTCCAGATATGTACATATTAATATAGCCATATTCCTTTATCCCTTTCTTATACAGAAGGTTTTCTTATAACAACTGTTGaaattgttgcttttctctttaatAATACATATTCTAGATCATTCCATAGCTGTGTATcgatatttccttttttcccccctgtttttTGACACTCCATTGTAtaatatattttgatttatttagcCAGCCCCCTGTAGGTAATTATTTAGACTTATTTTCAGATTTTGCTATTAAAATAGTGTTACATTTTTAGCCTTTTGCAAACATTAGATTTTTGCCAGCGTGTCTTGGGTGTACCACTGTGTCTTCTGACCTAAAAGTGGGCATAGGAATTAATTAATGTGTGGTACTTTTCTAGCTACAGAATTATACCATTTTTTTTATACAGCACTTTTCCATATATACATGGATTCGGTTTTGAGTTTTCTATCCTGGTCCATTGGATCTTTTGTCTTTTCGTGCACTGTACTATTTTTGTGATAGAGgcttaaaaaaaagttaacatttgATACAGTTATCCCCTTCTTTTTAGATTTTGCTCGGTATTCTTGCTTATGTATTTTTCCTAGTGAATGTTAGTAACTTTTCTTATTCCTGAGAGACTCTTGTTTGATGTTTTATTAGGATCATATAAATCTGTAAATTTGCTTAGGGAAAACTGTCATCTTTATGTCTTCCTATCCACACACACAGTATGTCTTTACCTTTGTTCAAGTCTTTCATTTGTCATTTATACCTCAATTCTAAAAAATCTTTGCTGAAACATGAAAATAATCTTTGTTGTCCAAAAGTAAAGCATATTGTTGTGTGAagtgataaattcatttgtaaagTATATAGTGAGGATTCATGACTTTTATATCAATTTATATTATGATTTAAAAGTTGCTTCCAACTCTTAAGATTTTATATAAAAACACATTCTAAAGAAAACATGAATATATTGTCTTTTCTTCTCACATGAAGAGAGAACTTGACTGTTCATTCAAGATTATAATAAAGAATGTGTTAAAGGAGTGAAAGTTAAGTCAGAGATTGACCTGTATTGGTTTGAAATCATTTAAATCAATTAAAGAGATAAGCAGTGAACCATTGTTTTGAATGAGGACCATGGGATATTGTTGCTAACAATATCTATCTTTTCAAAAACTAAttcatatggtaatgtatatttaGTCCATCTAAAGTTAGGTGAAAGTAGACTGttaatttgcctttttaaaataatgtaaaaaaatatcAGGGATATTTCCAGTAGTATATATGTTCATGTGGTTGAAAGTCAAGAAAGACTGCATCTTGATAGCCTCTGATATAGTAGTAGAGGAAGTAATATACTGTGACATTAGTGTAACATTAGttaggtaggtttttttttaaaaaagcactacTGCCTATCTTATATCTGATGTGTGATCATCTAGTTCTATTGTAATGCTAAACTAAAATGGTATATAAGGTTTACTGTCTCTGAAACCCTTTTCTTATTCAAATTTTAGGATCCTTCAAAGTTGTACAAGAAATCAGGTGATGTTGCAGCCATTGAATGCCAGTCTGAAGAAACCCTCCATCTTCATTCACAGGGAGAAAACAATCCTTTGTCTAAGAAGCTTTCTCCAGCACACTCAGAAATGACAGATTACATTAATGCAACATCATCTACTCTTATTGGTAGCCGGGATCCTGATTTAAAGGACAGGGCATTACTTAATGGAGGAACAAGTGTAACGGAGAAGTTGGCACAGCTCATTGCAACTTGTCCTCCCTCCAAGTCTTCCAAGACAAAACCGAAGAAGTTAGGAACTGGCACTACTGCAGGATTGGTTAGCAAGGATTTGATCAGGAAAGCAGGTGTTGGCTCTGTAGCTGGAATAATACATAAAGACTTAATAAAAAAACCAACTATCAGCACAGCGGTTGGGTTGGTAACTAAAGATCCTGGGAAAAAGCCAGTGTTTAATGCAACAGTAGGATTGGTCAATAAGGACTCGGTGAAAAAACTAGGAACTGGCACTACAGCAGTTTTCATTAATAAAGACTTAGGCAAAAAGCCAGGGACGATCACTACAGTAGGACTGCTGAGCAAAGACACAGGAAAGAAGCTCGGAATTGGCATTGTTCCAGGTTTAGTGAGTAAGGAGCCTGGGAAGAAACTGGGACTCGGCACTGTGGTTGGACTAGTTAACAAAGACTTGGGCAAGAAATTGGGTTCAACTGTTGGCCTAGTGGCCAAGGACTGTGCAAAGAAGattgtagcaaattcaacaaTGGGATTAGTTAATAAGGACATTGGGAAGAAACTAGTGAGTTGTCCTATGACAGGATTGGTCAATAAAGATGCCATAAACCTTAAAGCGGAAGCACTGCTCCCCACTCAGGAACCACTTAAGGCTTCTTGTAGTACAAACATCAGTAGTCATGAAAGTCAGGAACTTTCTGAATCCCTGAAAGACAGTGCCACCAGCAAAACTTTTGAGAAGACTGTCACACGGCAGAGTAAAGAAAGCATATTGGATAAGTTCTCAGTTCGAAAGGAAATCattaatttggagaaagaaatgtttaatgaaGGAACATGTATTCAGCAAGACAGTTTCTCATCCGGTGAAAGGGGGTCTTATGAAACCTCAAAGCATGAAAAGCAACCTCCTGTATATTGCACTTCTCCAGACTTTCAAATGGGAGTTGCTTCTGATGCATCTACAGCAAAATCCCCTTTTAGTGCAGTAGGAGAAAGCAATCTCCCTTCCCCATCACCTACTGTGTCTGTTAATCCTTTAACCAGAAGTCCCCCTGAAACTTCTTCACAGATGACTTCTAATCCGTTACTTTTAAGTCCTACCACAGAACTAATGGAAGAAATTTCTGAGTCTGTTGGAAAGAACCAATTTACTTCTGAAGGTACCCATCTGAACATTGGTCACAGGTCTATGGGTCATAGCATGAATATTGAATGTAAAGGGATTGATAAAGAGCTAAATGATTCTAAAACTACACATATAGATATTTCAAGAATAAACTCTTCTCTGGGAAAAAAGCCAAGTTTGACTTCTGAATCCAGTATTCATACAATTACCCCTTCAGTGGTTAACTTCACTAGTTTATTTAGTAACAAGCCCTTTCTAAAACTTGGTGCAGTATCTGCATCTGACAAACACTGCCAAGTTGCTGAAAGCCTAAGCACTCCTTTGCAGTCCaaacccttaaaaaaaagaaaaggaagaaaacctcGGTGGACTAAAGTGGTGGCAAGAAGCACATGCCGGTCTCCAAAAGGGCTAGAATTAGAAAGatcagagctttttaaaaatgttacatgtAGTTCACTATCAAATAGTAATTCCGAGCCAGCAAAGTTTATGAAAAACATTGGACCATCTTCATTTGTAGATCATGACTTCCTTAAACGCCGATTGCCAAAGTTGAGCAAATCTACAACTCCTTCTCTTGCTCTCTTAACTGATAGTGAAAAACCATCTCATAAGTCTTTTGCTACTCACAAACTATCCTCCAGTATGTGTGTCTCTAGTGACCTTTTGTCTGATATTTATAAGcccaaaagaggaagacctaagTCTAAGGAGATGCCTCAACTGGAGGGCCCAcctaaaagaactttaaaaatcccTGCTTCCAAAGTCTTTTCTTTGCAGTCTAAGGAAGAACAAGAACCCCCAATTTTACAGCCAGAAATTGAAATTCCTTCTTTCAAACAGagtctgtctgtgtctccttttccaaAAAAGAGAGGCAGACCCAAGAGGCAAATGAGGTCACCAGTCAAGATGAAGCCACCTGTGCTATCCGTGGCTCCATTTGTTGCCACTGAAAGTCCAAGCAAGCTTGAATCTGAAAGTGATAACCATAGAAGTAGCAGTGATTTCTTTGAGAGTGAGGATCAACTTCAAGATCCAGATGATCTAGATGACAGTCATAGGCCAACTGTCTGTAGTATGAGTGACCTTGAGATGGAACCAGataaaaaaattaccaagagaaacaATGGACAATTAATGAAAACAATTATccgcaaaataaataaaatgaagactttaaagagaaagaaactgttgAATCAAATTCTTTCAAGCTCTGTAGAATCAAGTAATAAAGGGAAAGTGCAATCCAAACTCCATAATACAGTGTCAAGTCTTGCCGCTACTTTTGGCTCTAAATTGGGCCAACAGATAAATGTCAGCAAGAAAGGAACCATTTACATAGGAAAGAGGAGAGGTCGAAAACCAAAAACTGTCTTAAATGGCATTCTTTCTGGTAGCCCTACCAGCCTTGCTGTTCTTGAACAAACAGCTCAGCAGGCAGCTGGATCAGCATTAGGACAGATTCTTCCCCCTTTGCTGCCTTCATCTGCTAGTAGTTCTGAGATTCTTCCATCACCTATTTGCTCTCAGTCTTCTGGGACTAGTGGAGGTCAGAGCCCTGTAAGTAGTGATGCAGGCTTTGTTGAACCCAGTTCAGTGCCATATTTGCATTTACACTCCAGGCAGGGCAGTATGATTCAGACTCTTGCAATGAAGAAGGCCTCAAAGGGGAGGAGGCGGTTATCTCCTCCTACTTTGTTGCCAAATTCTCCTTCACACTTGAGTGAACTCACATCTCTGAAAGAAGCTACTCCTTCGCCTATTAGTGAGTCTCATAGTGATGAAACCATTCCCAGTGATAGTGGAATTGGAACAGATAATAACAGCACATCAGACCGGGCAGAGAAATTTTGTGGGCAAAAAAAGAGGAGGCATTCTTTTGAGCATGTTTCTCTGATTCCCCCTGAAACCTCTACAGTCCTAAGCAGtcttaaagaaaaacataaacataaatgcAAGCGCAGGAATCATGATTACCTCAGCtatgacaaaatgaaaaggcaaaaacgaAAACGGAAAAAGAAATACCCCCAACTCCGAAATAGACAGGATCCAGACTTCATTGCAGATCTGGAGGAATTAATAAGTCGCCTAAGTGAAATTCGAATCACTCATCGAAGTCATCATTTTATTCCCCGAGACCTTCTGCCAACTATTTTTCGGATCAACTTTAATAGTTTCTATACACATCCTTCTTTCCCCTTAGACCCTTTGCACTACATTCGAAAACCCgacttaaaaaagaagagagggagacCCCCTAAGATGAGGGAGGCAATGGCTGAAATGCCTTTTATGCACAGCCTTAGTTTTCCTCTCTCTAGTACTGGATTCTATCCTTCTTATGGCATGCCTTACTCTCCCTCACCCCTTACAGCTGCTCCCATAGGATTAGGTTACTATGGAAGGTATCCCCCCACTCTTTATccacctcctccatctccttcTTTCACCACTCCACTTCCACCTCCTTCCTATATGCATGCTGGTCATTTACTTCTCAATCCCACCAAATACCATAAGAAAAAGCATAAGTTACTTCGACAGGAGGCCTTTCTTACAACCAGCAGGACTCCCCTCCTTTCCATGAGTACTTACCCTAGTGTCCCGCCTGAGATGGCCTATGGTTGGATGGTTGAGCACAAACACAGGCACCGTCACAAACACAGAGAACATCGTTCTTCTGAGCAGCCACAGGTTTCCATGGACGCTGGCTCTTCCAGATCTGTTCTAGAATCCTTGAAGCGCTATCGATTTGGAAAGGACACTGTTGGAGAACGTTATAAACATAAGGAAAAGCACCGGTGTCATATGTCCTGCCCTCATCTCTCTCCTTCAAAAAGTTTAATAAACAGAGAAGAACAGTGGGTCCACCGGGAGCCTTCAGAATCTAGTCCATTGGCCTTGGGATTGCAGACACCTTTACAGATTGACTGTTCAGAAAGTTCTCCAAGTTTATCCCTTGGAGGATTCACTCCCAACTCTGATCCAGCCAGCAGTGATGAACACACAAACCTTTTCACAAGTGCAATAGGGAGCTGCAGAGTTTCAAACCCTAACTCCAGTGGCCGGAAGAAATTAACTGACAGCCCTGGACTGTTTTCTGCACAGGACACTTCACTAAATCGGCCTCACAGAAAGGAACCACTGCCTTCCAGCGAAAGGGCAGTACAGACCTTAACAGGTAAGAGGTTTATTTTGTTGCCTGTTGTTTGTGTTAGAGAAATGGTGTATTTTGCCTACTGGTTGCCTGGTACATGTACATGAGCTTTGAATAGCtctaatgtttttgttgttgttttcataaatttattttgaaatgttatcTTCCACCATTTTGTTTTCAGTAGATGTGAGAAGTAAGATAAGGCGTGTCTTTGAGTTAATTCTTAATTTTGAGAAGAGAGATCATTATCAACGAGATAGTACTCAACTTTTGGAAGTCAGGAAAAATTGCTTTCTTATGCAAAAAGGCCGTTACAGTTTCTTTAGGGAGATacggctttacaatgttgtggctCTCTGTTAACAGCTTTGCAGGATTTTTAatatatactgttttttttttccttttaagtataattgatttacagtgttgtggctATCTGTTAATAACTTTGCAGGATTTTTAATATATACTAATTCAATTTATAAGTGTTTCTATGTTATACGAAGAATATGTTGTTAAGTCTGTACGTCTCATAATAAAAATCTAAGCATTCAAAACTATGAATTTTCCAGCATTCCCTGggatccaatggttaggactctatgctttcactgctgtggaccCAGGTTTAATCACTGTAACAAGCCATTGCAGTAgggccaaaaacaaaataatcaagtTTGTAAAATTTAACTGAATACTTAACAGGACTTCATTTTCAGAGTACCTTTAGATATCTTCATAAAAGCTGCTTTAGTTGAGTAAAATGACATGAAGCAAATTTAGATAATGCATTTGTAATGTCTAAAAAGTGTCTTGAGAAttgaaaagaatatagaaaacaagaaaaaggaagcATTGCCTATTCATCTATAAGATATCTCTAAGTCAGGAGTTTTTTATCAAAGATCTCAACTTTGCCAGTTGATAAATTAACTCCAGAAAGTTCATGAAACCTCTGATGTTGTAAGTAAAGTTACgtgtatgtgctgtgtgtgctgtgcttaagtcatgtctgactctttgcaaccctgtggactgtagcccgccaggctcctctgtctatgggattctccaggcaagaatgctggagtggatagccattcccttctccaggggatcttcccagtccagggattgaaccccaggtctcctgcattgcaggctgtcctttaccatctgagccaccagggaagccaccaggaAGTATATGTATGCTTGTGTGTATTTTTCAGGAGAATATCCATACATTTGATCAGATTCTCAAGGTAAACCCTCTAAGCCTCAAtatctcttctataaaatggaattAGTAGTGTTATTATTAGAAGCAGTAAGTGTGATTAtagtatttattaaaatgatttgCACATAGTAAACACACAGATGTTAATATTATTCCTCCAAAAGATTAAAAGCTTGTGCATTAGAGGAAATGATAAAGCCCTCAAAGAGAAGAGTTTTTGTTCCTGAGTTTAATTATTTGtgaacttttgaaaaatagaagctacCTTGATAGAGAAGCTGAGTGTTCTTTAGTTTTTAATAGTGTaataaggagggaaaaaaatcctaaacTCTAGGTTCATTCAACATCTTTTTTGATAAAAATTAATCAACAGCAGCTAATGAATATCTGATGTCTGCCAGATATTGTACTTTGTGGACCTTTGTAACGTAATAGGGAATAAGGCACACAGGTTCATTGTTCTCATTGAACTTAATATTGGAGGAGATAGGTAATAAACAATAAAAGCTACAAATTAAATGTCATAAAAATTGTGACAgtttataaatacacacacacacacatatatatatgtatattttttaagaaagtcCAGGGTTCTATGTAGGTATGAAATGGGGGCCTAactcaggaagccttccctgagaaAATGACCCTAGACTCTTACTTGAATGAAGGATGAACAGTAGTTATCTAGGTGAACAGAATTCCCCTTATTCATCTAttcgttcattcatttatttattgaattgcAAAACATCTAGCATTCTTCCAGTCACTTTTGTATAGTAGAGGGTAAAGACTTGATACCTTGCCTCATTAACTTTCAGCTTGGTGAGAGAGGACAAACTGTAGAGTGGTAAACACACAAATAATggcataattaatttaaaaaatgctgtcaATTAATGTAACAACATTAGAGTAAATAAGGGGAGAGGGGTACCTATTTTAGATGGAGTAATTAGTTATAGCCCAGGGATGAAAATTTAATGTTAAGGGGTATGAAACCACCAAGCTTTTCAAGCTGAGGATTGAGTGAAGACCACATTTGAAGATCTTAAAATGTTAAGGAGCTTAGACATTAGAAGAAGTAGGGTAGATAGAGGTCAGAAGGTTCATTGTGGTAGGAGAGGGAATACAAACAGAATGGTGAGAGAGTTGTGAAAGAAAGAAGCCAGGGTGTATGTTAAAGATTTTGATTTtataaaaaccaaagcaaaaaaagCAAGTTTTGATTTTAGATTTGCATTTTTGAAGATCATTCTAGCTCATGTGTGAACACTgaattataaatgtaaaaatagttATAGGGAAACCAATCAGTGGACAATTGCAGTAACCTACATAAAATGGTATTTAGACAAGGGTGTTGGCAGACTCCTTCATGAATATTTGAGAGGTTCGTGCATTGTCCTGATATAGAGTAGACTAGAAGAGGAGGAATTTTGAGAGAGCACaggtttgctttttaatatttataaacctTGAAATGCCTTTATAAAATTCAAATGGTGATGTTGAGTGGGCATTTGGGTATCTAGTTCTGGAGCTCAAGAGAGATGTTTGGGCTAGAGATAAGGGCATTTCACTCTGAGGTTTTGAAAAACGTTGGTGATATTATTCACTAAAGATAAAGGGGTATCTGGAAATGATACACTTTGGAACAGACTCTCAAAACCTATTAAACTTTGTAAACAGAGCACTAAGAAAAGCAATAATTCTGGAAAATACCAACAGCAGGTAAAAATATGTGTTAAATTGTTCAATAAGTAATGAAATACTACAGTAAACATAGGACTtttaagaaagatgaaaataGCCTGATAGAAGCAGATATAAAGAAGGGTTAAAGCTGCTCAATGTAGTtaacatgttagtcactcagtcatgtccaactatttgtgaccacatggattgtagcccaccaggctcctctgtccatggaattctccaggcaagaatgttggagtgggttgccatgccctctgccaggggatcttcccaacccagggatcgaacccaagtctcccacattgcaagacagattctgaggtctgagccaccagggaagcccagtgtataTCACAAATATAAATTGATGCCAGAGAGTTGGTTCTGGTTTATTGtccttatttgtttcttttgcattaagATTGAGGGAAACATACAATAAGCATTTGTAGGAATATCTGTGACCAGTTGTTCCCAAAAGGATGCATGGACATTCTGAACAAAACTACATTGCTCAACGGTTTACTGCATTTAGTTTGTGTTCATGTAGTCTTCGTTTAGCTGCTAATCCTGTGTTTCAAAACATTAATGTACTTTGAAAAATCATGTATGTACTCATACAACTTCTTTGTCATTCTGGAGCTGTTTAATGCTGTAGAAACACTGTAACAAAACAGACTATATATCTATGAATCCTCTGATCTGTTTATCGGCATGTCATCATGAGAAATTTCCCTACAGAGAATACAGAGTGAGAAAAAAAGAGCGCCTTGGGTATCTTTGaacaatttaattatttaaagtaGTGGTTAAAAACCATCGACCTTTGGTTTGTATATGACCCATTGTAGTGatttctatagtttttttttttaatgctgaaattttaaaatctggagATTTCACATAACTGTTCAGAGTTCtacttttctttgaaaagaaatcagAACATCTGACAACACTTAATCCATATTTCCTGGATGACATTAAGGTTGGGTCTCAATAATGGcaaccccttccctctccccaggtcTTTAGTCGGGGCATGCAGTCTTCAATTTGCCTCAGTCTTGACAGTTTCCTGATGTGTGTTTTATCTAACCCAGTTCAACTATTTAAGTGGTTTATCTGGCTCCAAGGGATATTAAAGCTGTGGCCCCTAATTTAAGAGTTGTGAGAAGACGCTTATAACAAGTGGGGAAATtgaggtgaaagtgaagtgaaacgaCAGGTTAGTTTGTTAAATATGTCCAGTATATCACCTTCATGAGCAATAAAGTCACGCGAGAGGACATTTATTGGGGTTAGAGTGGAAAGGATGGATCCACATCTGGCTTCAGGGACCTTAGGGACTGAGATAGCAGGGAAA from Dama dama isolate Ldn47 chromosome 20, ASM3311817v1, whole genome shotgun sequence carries:
- the ASH1L gene encoding histone-lysine N-methyltransferase ASH1L isoform X3, with translation MTDYINATSSTLIGSRDPDLKDRALLNGGTSVTEKLAQLIATCPPSKSSKTKPKKLGTGTTAGLVSKDLIRKAGVGSVAGIIHKDLIKKPTISTAVGLVTKDPGKKPVFNATVGLVNKDSVKKLGTGTTAVFINKDLGKKPGTITTVGLLSKDTGKKLGIGIVPGLVSKEPGKKLGLGTVVGLVNKDLGKKLGSTVGLVAKDCAKKIVANSTMGLVNKDIGKKLVSCPMTGLVNKDAINLKAEALLPTQEPLKASCSTNISSHESQELSESLKDSATSKTFEKTVTRQSKESILDKFSVRKEIINLEKEMFNEGTCIQQDSFSSGERGSYETSKHEKQPPVYCTSPDFQMGVASDASTAKSPFSAVGESNLPSPSPTVSVNPLTRSPPETSSQMTSNPLLLSPTTELMEEISESVGKNQFTSEGTHLNIGHRSMGHSMNIECKGIDKELNDSKTTHIDISRINSSLGKKPSLTSESSIHTITPSVVNFTSLFSNKPFLKLGAVSASDKHCQVAESLSTPLQSKPLKKRKGRKPRWTKVVARSTCRSPKGLELERSELFKNVTCSSLSNSNSEPAKFMKNIGPSSFVDHDFLKRRLPKLSKSTTPSLALLTDSEKPSHKSFATHKLSSSMCVSSDLLSDIYKPKRGRPKSKEMPQLEGPPKRTLKIPASKVFSLQSKEEQEPPILQPEIEIPSFKQSLSVSPFPKKRGRPKRQMRSPVKMKPPVLSVAPFVATESPSKLESESDNHRSSSDFFESEDQLQDPDDLDDSHRPTVCSMSDLEMEPDKKITKRNNGQLMKTIIRKINKMKTLKRKKLLNQILSSSVESSNKGKVQSKLHNTVSSLAATFGSKLGQQINVSKKGTIYIGKRRGRKPKTVLNGILSGSPTSLAVLEQTAQQAAGSALGQILPPLLPSSASSSEILPSPICSQSSGTSGGQSPVSSDAGFVEPSSVPYLHLHSRQGSMIQTLAMKKASKGRRRLSPPTLLPNSPSHLSELTSLKEATPSPISESHSDETIPSDSGIGTDNNSTSDRAEKFCGQKKRRHSFEHVSLIPPETSTVLSSLKEKHKHKCKRRNHDYLSYDKMKRQKRKRKKKYPQLRNRQDPDFIADLEELISRLSEIRITHRSHHFIPRDLLPTIFRINFNSFYTHPSFPLDPLHYIRKPDLKKKRGRPPKMREAMAEMPFMHSLSFPLSSTGFYPSYGMPYSPSPLTAAPIGLGYYGRYPPTLYPPPPSPSFTTPLPPPSYMHAGHLLLNPTKYHKKKHKLLRQEAFLTTSRTPLLSMSTYPSVPPEMAYGWMVEHKHRHRHKHREHRSSEQPQVSMDAGSSRSVLESLKRYRFGKDTVGERYKHKEKHRCHMSCPHLSPSKSLINREEQWVHREPSESSPLALGLQTPLQIDCSESSPSLSLGGFTPNSDPASSDEHTNLFTSAIGSCRVSNPNSSGRKKLTDSPGLFSAQDTSLNRPHRKEPLPSSERAVQTLTGSQPASDKSSQRPSESTNCSPTRKRSSSESTSSTVNGVPSRSPRLVSSGDDSVDSLLQRMVQHEDQEPLEKNIDAVIASASVPPSSSPGHSLSKERTLGKPDSLLVPAAPSDSCSSSLSLLSEKLPSSHSPHHIKRSVVEAMQRQARKMCNYDKILATKKNLDHVNKILKAKKLQRQARTGNNFVKRRPGRPRKCPLQAVVSMQAFQAAQFVDSELNEGEDGTALHLGPDTVTDVIEAVVQSVNLNPDHKKGLKRKSWLLEEQTKKKQKPFPEEEEEENAKSFTEAAVEIPSPPETPAKPPEPESTLQPVLSLIPREKKAPRPPKKKYQKAGLYSDVYKTTDPKSRLIQLKKEKLEYTPGEHEYGLFPAPIHVGKYLRQKRIDFQLPYDILWQWKHNQLYKKPDVPLYKKIRSNVYVDVKPLSGYEATTCNCKKPDDDTKKGCVDDCLNRMIFAECSPNTCPCGEQCCNQRIQRHEWVQCLERFRAEEKGWGIRTKEPLKAGQFIIEYLGEVVSEQEFRNRMIEQYHNHSDHYCLNLDSGMVIDSYRMGNEARFINHSCDPNCEMQKWSVNGVYRIGLYALKDMPAGTELTYDYNFHSFNVEKQQLCKCGFEKCRGIIGGKSQRMNGLTSNKSSQPMTTHKKSGRSKEKRKSKHKLKKRRGHLSEEPSENINTPTRLTPQLQMKPMSNRERNFVLKHHVFLVRNWEKIRQKQEEVKHTSDNIHSASLYTRWNGICRDDGNIKSDVFMTQFSALQTARSVRTRRLAAAEENIEVARAARLAQIFKEICDGIISYKDSSRQSLAAPLLNLPPKKKNADYYEKISDPLDLSTIEKQILIGYYKTVEAFDADMLKVFRNAEKYYGRKSPVGRDVCRLRKAYYNARHEASAQIDEIVGETASEADSSETSVSEKENGHEKDDDVIRCICGLYKDEGLMIQCDKCMVWQHCDCMGVNSDVEHYLCEQCDPRPVDREVPMIPRPHYTQPGCVYFICLLRDDLLLRQGDCVYLMRDSRRTPDGHPVRQSYRLLSHINRDKLDIFRIEKLWKNEKEERFAFGHHYFRPHETHHSPSRRFYHNELFRVPLYEIIPLEAVVGTCCVLDLYTYCKGRPKGVKEQDVYICDYRLDKSAHLFYKIHRNRYPVCTKPYAFDHFPKKLTPKRDFSPHYVPDNYKRNGGRSSWKSERSKPPLKDLGQEDDALPLIEEVLASQEQAANEMPSLEEPEREGTTAENTESEKKTEESSQEPQVTCTPEERRHNQRERLNQILLHLLEKIPGKNAIDVTYLLEEGSGRKLRRRTLFIPENSFRK